Proteins encoded within one genomic window of Tidjanibacter massiliensis:
- a CDS encoding urocanate hydratase, translated as MTLKEFQDDIRAGIPDVLPAPKPYDAAINHAPKRKDILTPEEKKLAIKNALRYFPAKHHRELAAEFADELKRYGRIYMYRLRPDYEMYARPIDEYPARSRQAAAIMLMINNNLDKAVAQHPHELITYGGNGAVFQNWAQYRLAMKYLSEMTDEQTLVMYSGHPMGLFPSHKDAPRVIVTNGMMIPNYSKQDDWERYNAMGVTQYGQMTAGSYMYIGPQGIVHGTTITVLNAARKQLQKRGGGEIPGMLFVSSGLGGMSGAQPKAGVISGVVSVIAEINPKAVHTRHSQGWVDEVHTSLDELIPRIRKAREQKEAVSLAYQGNIVDLWERLAAEGIDVDLGSDQTSLHNPWAGGYYPAGLTYEESNRMMAEQPEEFHRRVQESLRRQVAAINKLTAKGMYFFDYGNAFLLEASRAGADCMAPDGKRFRYPSYVQDIMGPMFFDYGFGPFRWVCTSGRPEDLATTDRIALEVMREIRKTAPKEIQGQLDDNILWISKAGENKLVVGSQARILYADAEGRTKIALAMNEAIARGEISAPVVLGRDHHDVSGTDSPYRETSNIYDGSSYTADMAVQNVIGDSFRGATWVSLHNGGGVGWGEVVNGGFGMVIDGSDDSRRHIEEMLLWDVNNGIARRSWARNEGAMFAIKREMERTPGLKVTLPNIADDTVVEEALKNL; from the coding sequence ATGACGTTAAAAGAATTCCAGGACGACATCAGGGCCGGTATTCCGGATGTCCTGCCTGCACCGAAACCTTACGACGCGGCCATCAACCATGCGCCCAAACGGAAGGACATACTCACTCCGGAAGAGAAGAAACTCGCCATAAAGAACGCACTGCGCTACTTCCCGGCCAAACACCACAGGGAACTGGCCGCCGAATTCGCCGACGAACTGAAACGCTACGGCCGGATTTACATGTACCGCCTGCGGCCCGACTACGAAATGTACGCGCGGCCGATAGACGAGTACCCCGCCCGCAGCCGGCAGGCAGCCGCCATCATGCTGATGATTAACAACAACCTCGACAAGGCGGTGGCGCAGCATCCGCACGAACTGATAACCTACGGAGGAAACGGCGCCGTATTCCAGAATTGGGCGCAGTACCGCCTCGCCATGAAATACCTCTCGGAAATGACCGATGAGCAGACGCTCGTCATGTACTCCGGCCACCCGATGGGACTGTTCCCCTCGCACAAGGATGCGCCGCGGGTCATCGTCACCAACGGCATGATGATTCCCAACTACTCCAAGCAGGACGACTGGGAACGCTATAACGCGATGGGCGTCACGCAGTACGGCCAGATGACGGCCGGTTCGTACATGTACATCGGCCCGCAGGGCATCGTGCACGGTACGACCATCACCGTGCTCAACGCCGCACGCAAGCAGCTCCAGAAGCGCGGCGGCGGCGAGATTCCCGGGATGCTCTTCGTATCGTCGGGTCTGGGCGGCATGTCGGGCGCCCAGCCCAAAGCGGGCGTCATCTCCGGCGTGGTGAGCGTCATCGCCGAAATCAACCCGAAGGCCGTGCATACGCGCCATTCGCAAGGCTGGGTAGACGAGGTGCACACTTCGCTGGACGAGCTCATCCCCCGCATCCGCAAGGCACGGGAGCAGAAAGAGGCCGTATCGCTCGCCTACCAGGGCAACATCGTCGACCTGTGGGAACGTCTCGCCGCGGAAGGCATCGACGTAGACCTGGGCTCCGACCAGACTTCGCTCCACAACCCGTGGGCGGGCGGCTACTACCCCGCAGGGCTCACCTACGAAGAGTCGAACCGGATGATGGCCGAACAGCCCGAAGAGTTCCATAGACGCGTACAGGAGTCGCTGCGCAGGCAGGTAGCCGCCATCAACAAGCTGACGGCCAAAGGCATGTACTTCTTCGACTACGGCAACGCCTTCCTGCTCGAAGCCTCCCGCGCCGGTGCCGACTGCATGGCACCGGACGGCAAGCGTTTCCGCTATCCCTCCTACGTACAGGACATCATGGGCCCGATGTTCTTCGACTACGGCTTCGGCCCGTTCCGCTGGGTATGTACGTCGGGCAGGCCGGAAGACCTCGCGACGACCGACCGCATCGCGCTGGAAGTCATGCGGGAAATACGCAAGACCGCTCCAAAGGAGATTCAGGGCCAGCTGGACGACAACATCCTCTGGATAAGCAAGGCGGGCGAAAACAAGCTCGTAGTGGGTTCGCAGGCACGCATCCTCTATGCCGACGCCGAAGGCCGCACGAAAATCGCGCTGGCCATGAACGAGGCCATCGCCCGCGGCGAAATCAGCGCCCCGGTCGTACTCGGCCGCGACCACCACGACGTGTCGGGCACCGACTCGCCCTACCGCGAAACCTCCAACATCTACGACGGCTCCTCCTACACGGCGGACATGGCCGTACAGAACGTCATCGGCGACTCGTTCCGCGGAGCGACCTGGGTATCGCTCCACAACGGCGGCGGCGTCGGCTGGGGCGAGGTCGTCAACGGCGGCTTCGGCATGGTCATCGACGGCTCGGACGACTCGCGCCGCCACATCGAGGAGATGCTTCTGTGGGACGTGAACAACGGTATCGCACGCCGCAGCTGGGCCCGCAACGAGGGCGCCATGTTCGCCATCAAACGCGAAATGGAACGCACCCCCGGCCTGAAGGTCACGCTGCCGAACATCGCCGACGACACGGTAGTGGAAGAGGCACTGAAAAACCTGTAA
- a CDS encoding adenylosuccinate synthase → MKKRLVVVGTQWGDEGKGKITDYYAGNADVVVRYQGGNNAGHTITFDGQRFALQSIPSGIFNPHIKNVMANGMVVNPVSVVSELEALEARGIREYNLYISDRAAVVMPYHSVLDGAMESMKGGKLIGTTKKGIGPAYADKYERTGIRMGDLLDADYFAARLRDALEEKNMELRMFGCEPMSFDTIYAQYMELAGRLGKYICDTSVLINEEIEKGSKILFEGAQGVMLCIDHGTYPYVTSSSPTASSVPQNTGIAPRYVDNVLGVCKAYTTRVGEGPFPTELEGATADYIRERGHEYGTVTGRPRRVGWLDAVVLNHTRRVSGIDYLALMLFDVLSGLDTVKICVAYELDGKRIETMPPTIPQFQRCKPVYIELPGWKEDISGIKSFGELPQAAQDYVRKIEELTKIKVAVLSVGPDRLQTVRLCDIF, encoded by the coding sequence ATGAAAAAGAGGCTGGTTGTCGTCGGAACCCAGTGGGGGGACGAGGGAAAAGGAAAGATAACCGATTATTATGCCGGGAACGCCGATGTGGTGGTGCGTTATCAGGGCGGAAACAATGCCGGTCACACCATTACGTTCGACGGGCAGCGGTTCGCCTTGCAAAGCATACCGTCGGGTATATTCAATCCGCACATCAAGAATGTGATGGCCAACGGCATGGTGGTGAACCCGGTGAGCGTCGTCAGCGAGCTGGAGGCGCTGGAGGCGCGCGGTATCAGGGAGTATAATCTCTACATTTCCGACCGGGCAGCGGTCGTGATGCCTTACCATTCGGTGCTCGACGGGGCGATGGAATCCATGAAAGGAGGCAAGCTTATCGGGACGACCAAGAAGGGAATAGGCCCGGCGTATGCCGACAAGTACGAACGGACGGGCATCCGCATGGGCGACCTGCTCGATGCGGACTATTTCGCTGCGAGGCTGCGCGACGCGCTGGAGGAGAAAAACATGGAGCTGCGCATGTTCGGATGCGAACCCATGTCGTTCGACACGATTTATGCGCAGTACATGGAGCTTGCCGGCAGGCTTGGCAAATACATATGCGATACGTCCGTGCTGATAAACGAGGAGATAGAGAAAGGGTCGAAAATCCTTTTCGAAGGGGCTCAGGGCGTCATGCTCTGCATCGACCACGGAACCTACCCCTATGTGACCTCCTCCAGTCCTACGGCGTCGAGCGTTCCGCAGAATACGGGCATCGCTCCGCGGTATGTCGATAACGTATTGGGGGTCTGCAAGGCCTACACCACGCGGGTGGGCGAGGGTCCTTTCCCGACGGAGCTCGAAGGCGCCACGGCGGATTATATCCGCGAACGCGGACACGAATACGGTACCGTGACGGGGCGTCCGCGCAGGGTGGGCTGGCTCGACGCGGTAGTGCTCAACCATACCCGCCGGGTGAGCGGCATCGATTATCTGGCGCTCATGCTGTTTGACGTCCTTTCCGGGCTCGACACGGTGAAGATATGCGTCGCTTACGAGCTCGACGGAAAACGTATCGAGACCATGCCGCCTACCATTCCGCAGTTCCAGCGCTGCAAGCCGGTCTATATCGAGCTGCCGGGCTGGAAAGAGGATATTTCCGGTATCAAGAGTTTCGGGGAGCTGCCGCAGGCGGCGCAGGATTATGTGCGTAAAATCGAGGAGCTGACGAAAATCAAGGTGGCCGTACTGTCCGTAGGGCCCGACCGGTTGCAGACCGTGCGGCTTTGCGATATATTTTAA
- the hutI gene encoding imidazolonepropionase has product MKLTIKNIGILAGIDESGRDRIAGADMARLEVVENAYLTAEEGLIASYGRMEELPEGRADEEIDARGGVVLPAFCDSHTHIVYAGSREGEFVDKINGLSYEEIARRGGGILNSADRLHTATEQELYDEAMPRLHQMMESGTGAAEIKSGYGLSTQDELKMLRVIRRMAEASPMTIRATFLGAHAVARDYIGRQAEYVDLICREMIPAVAAEGLADFVDVFCDRGFFTPEETAHMLECGAKYGMRPKIHANELAASGGIQVGVAHGALSVDHLEFTGEEEIAALLGSQTMPTILPGAAFFLGMNYPPARRMIDAGLGVAIASDFNPGSSPSGNMKFIVSLACIKLRMNPQEAFNAATLNGAYAMGLQASHGSITKGKRANLWITQPVSSLEFIPYAYGTSLTAGLILGGKRVL; this is encoded by the coding sequence ATGAAACTGACGATTAAAAACATAGGGATACTCGCCGGCATCGACGAGAGCGGCCGCGACCGCATCGCGGGTGCCGATATGGCCCGGCTGGAGGTCGTGGAGAACGCCTACCTGACCGCCGAAGAGGGCCTCATCGCATCCTACGGACGGATGGAAGAGCTGCCCGAAGGGAGGGCCGATGAAGAGATAGACGCCCGCGGAGGCGTCGTGCTGCCCGCCTTCTGCGACTCGCATACGCACATCGTCTATGCAGGAAGCCGCGAAGGAGAATTCGTGGACAAAATCAACGGCCTCTCCTACGAGGAAATCGCCCGCCGCGGCGGAGGCATCCTCAACTCGGCAGACCGGCTGCACACGGCCACCGAACAGGAACTCTACGACGAGGCGATGCCGCGCCTGCACCAAATGATGGAATCCGGAACCGGTGCGGCGGAAATCAAGAGCGGCTACGGACTCTCCACGCAGGACGAGCTGAAGATGCTGCGCGTCATCCGCCGCATGGCCGAAGCATCGCCCATGACCATCCGCGCCACGTTCCTCGGCGCCCATGCCGTAGCACGCGACTACATTGGTCGACAGGCCGAATACGTGGACCTTATTTGCCGGGAGATGATACCGGCCGTGGCAGCCGAAGGACTCGCCGATTTCGTGGACGTCTTCTGCGACCGCGGCTTCTTCACTCCGGAGGAGACCGCACACATGCTCGAATGCGGCGCGAAGTACGGTATGCGTCCGAAAATCCACGCCAACGAGCTCGCCGCATCGGGAGGCATCCAGGTAGGCGTGGCGCACGGTGCGCTCTCGGTAGACCACCTCGAATTCACAGGCGAAGAAGAAATCGCCGCGCTGCTCGGTTCGCAGACCATGCCGACCATCCTGCCCGGAGCCGCCTTCTTCCTCGGCATGAACTATCCGCCGGCCCGCAGGATGATTGATGCCGGACTGGGCGTGGCCATCGCCTCCGATTTCAATCCCGGTTCGTCGCCCTCCGGCAACATGAAGTTCATCGTGTCGCTCGCCTGCATCAAGCTGCGCATGAATCCGCAGGAGGCTTTCAATGCGGCCACCCTGAACGGCGCCTACGCCATGGGATTGCAAGCGTCGCACGGCAGCATTACCAAAGGGAAGCGGGCGAACCTCTGGATTACGCAGCCCGTGTCGTCGCTCGAATTCATCCCCTACGCTTACGGCACCTCCCTCACCGCAGGGCTCATACTCGGAGGCAAAAGGGTATTGTAA
- the ftcD gene encoding glutamate formimidoyltransferase produces MNKRLVECVPNFSEGRDMGIIKEITDAITSVEGIKLLDVDPGQATNRTVVTFVGEPEAVAEAAFRGVKKASEVIDMRHHKGTHPRIGATDVLPIIPVAGITLEECAEIARTLAKRIYDELGIPTYNYEAAAQRPERRNLAVCRKGEYEGLEKRISDPNEAPDFGPGKYTEQAARSGATVVGARDFLIAVNFNLNTTSTRRANAIAYDVREKGRPMREGGSPVGKPLKDAEGNTIMIPGTLKGTKAIGWFIPEYGVAQVSMNITDIKQTPLHVAFDEVCRAAAARGVRVTGTEIVGLVPRNSLIEAGKYFLRKQQRSTGVSESELLKIAIHSMGLSDLAPFKPEEKVIEYLLEAENKKNRLIDLTCKGFAEETASESPAPGGGSISAYAGALGAALGTMVANLSSHKAGWDARWEEFSDWADKGQALMSELLMLVDEDTEAFNRIMDVFAMPKGTDAEKAARSKALQEATLYATQVPLRTMKASVKVFDIVKAMAAQGNPNSVSDAGVGALMARSAVLGAMLNVKINAAGLKDRSVAEELIGEAERIAREAEKLEKEVLEIVHEKID; encoded by the coding sequence ATGAACAAACGGCTTGTGGAATGTGTCCCCAACTTCAGCGAGGGGCGCGACATGGGTATCATCAAGGAGATAACCGACGCCATCACCTCCGTGGAGGGCATCAAATTGCTGGACGTAGACCCCGGCCAGGCGACCAACCGGACGGTGGTGACTTTCGTGGGCGAACCCGAAGCGGTGGCCGAGGCGGCTTTCCGCGGCGTGAAGAAGGCTTCGGAGGTCATCGACATGCGTCATCACAAGGGAACGCACCCGCGCATCGGGGCGACGGACGTGCTGCCGATTATTCCGGTGGCGGGCATCACCCTCGAAGAGTGCGCCGAAATAGCCCGCACGCTGGCCAAACGGATATACGACGAACTCGGCATCCCGACCTATAATTACGAAGCGGCGGCACAGCGCCCCGAAAGGCGCAACCTCGCCGTATGCCGCAAGGGCGAATACGAAGGGTTGGAGAAACGGATTTCCGACCCGAACGAAGCGCCCGACTTCGGCCCCGGCAAATACACCGAGCAGGCGGCCCGCAGCGGTGCGACGGTCGTGGGCGCACGCGACTTCCTCATCGCCGTGAACTTCAACCTCAACACCACCTCCACCCGCCGCGCCAACGCCATCGCATACGACGTGCGCGAGAAGGGCCGGCCGATGCGCGAAGGCGGTTCGCCCGTAGGGAAGCCGCTGAAGGATGCCGAAGGCAACACGATTATGATACCCGGCACACTCAAGGGCACGAAGGCCATCGGCTGGTTCATTCCCGAATACGGCGTGGCCCAGGTTTCGATGAACATCACCGACATCAAACAGACCCCGCTCCATGTGGCGTTCGATGAAGTGTGCCGCGCTGCGGCAGCCCGCGGCGTCCGGGTGACGGGAACGGAAATCGTCGGCCTCGTACCGAGAAACTCCCTCATCGAGGCGGGCAAATATTTCCTGCGCAAACAGCAGCGCTCGACGGGCGTATCGGAAAGCGAGCTGCTCAAAATCGCCATCCACAGCATGGGACTGAGCGACCTGGCACCCTTCAAACCCGAAGAGAAAGTCATCGAATACCTGCTCGAAGCGGAGAACAAGAAAAACCGGCTGATAGACCTGACCTGTAAGGGCTTCGCCGAAGAGACCGCAAGCGAATCGCCCGCACCGGGCGGCGGCTCCATCTCGGCATACGCCGGTGCGCTGGGCGCCGCGCTGGGCACCATGGTCGCCAACCTCTCCTCGCACAAGGCCGGGTGGGACGCCCGCTGGGAGGAGTTCTCCGACTGGGCCGACAAGGGGCAGGCGCTCATGAGCGAACTGCTCATGCTCGTGGATGAAGACACCGAAGCGTTCAACCGCATCATGGACGTCTTCGCCATGCCCAAAGGAACCGATGCAGAGAAGGCCGCCCGCTCCAAAGCCCTTCAGGAGGCCACGCTCTACGCGACGCAGGTGCCCCTGCGGACGATGAAGGCATCGGTGAAGGTCTTCGACATCGTGAAGGCGATGGCCGCCCAGGGCAATCCCAATTCGGTATCCGACGCCGGCGTCGGTGCCCTGATGGCCCGCTCGGCCGTACTCGGCGCCATGCTCAACGTGAAAATCAACGCCGCCGGGCTCAAAGACCGCAGCGTTGCGGAAGAACTCATCGGAGAAGCGGAACGCATCGCACGCGAGGCCGAAAAGCTCGAAAAAGAGGTGCTGGAGATAGTACACGAAAAAATAGATTGA
- a CDS encoding glycerate kinase family protein: protein MEIVIAPDKFKGTLTAAEAAGAIADGIDRAARRAGRTDVRLVLKPMADGGEGSLGILAGDEGEYHPVETFDALMRPVQSAYAVLPGNSGKYAAVEAASAVGLYRLDRGERNPLRTTSYGVGKVMREAIEAGCTELIAAVGGTATSDCGAGMLAALGCRFLDGQNRLIDYPAGGDLIRFDAIDTAPLYHLTQGCRFKVLCDVDNPLTGPKGAAAVFAPQKGADAAAVALLEAGAEHFAAKAAAATGHDCRAVAGSGAAGGIAWALKTFCGADFIPGAASIAALTGTDAAIRKAALAVTGEGRFDSQSLHGKVAGHIASFAHAHGIPTIVLCGSRGEDMTADILAPAGISALFALTDRVPRHEAFTRPAESLAHLSAEVFGYLLTK, encoded by the coding sequence ATGGAGATAGTCATAGCACCCGACAAATTCAAAGGCACGCTGACGGCAGCCGAAGCAGCCGGAGCCATTGCCGACGGAATAGACCGTGCGGCCCGCCGCGCAGGCCGCACCGACGTGCGCCTCGTACTGAAACCCATGGCCGACGGAGGCGAAGGGAGCCTCGGCATTCTGGCCGGGGACGAAGGAGAATACCATCCGGTGGAGACTTTCGATGCGCTGATGCGCCCCGTGCAGTCGGCCTATGCCGTACTCCCGGGCAACAGCGGAAAGTACGCTGCCGTGGAGGCCGCCTCCGCCGTCGGGCTTTACCGGCTGGACAGAGGGGAACGCAACCCTCTCCGGACGACTTCCTACGGAGTGGGAAAAGTCATGCGCGAAGCTATCGAGGCAGGCTGTACGGAGCTAATTGCCGCGGTGGGCGGTACGGCGACGAGCGACTGCGGCGCGGGCATGCTCGCCGCGCTGGGATGCCGTTTTCTCGACGGACAGAACCGCCTTATCGATTACCCCGCCGGCGGCGACCTGATACGGTTCGATGCCATCGACACGGCCCCCCTCTACCACCTTACGCAAGGGTGCCGGTTCAAGGTATTGTGCGACGTGGACAATCCGCTGACGGGTCCGAAGGGAGCTGCGGCTGTTTTCGCGCCGCAGAAAGGGGCCGACGCGGCTGCGGTCGCCCTACTCGAAGCGGGAGCGGAACACTTCGCCGCGAAAGCCGCAGCGGCGACCGGGCACGACTGCCGCGCGGTAGCCGGAAGCGGTGCTGCGGGCGGCATCGCCTGGGCGCTGAAAACTTTCTGCGGAGCCGACTTCATCCCCGGTGCGGCCTCCATTGCCGCGCTGACCGGTACCGACGCGGCCATACGCAAGGCTGCGCTCGCAGTCACCGGCGAGGGGCGGTTCGACAGCCAGAGTCTCCACGGCAAGGTAGCCGGCCATATAGCCTCGTTCGCACATGCCCACGGCATACCGACCATCGTCCTGTGCGGTTCGCGCGGAGAGGATATGACCGCCGACATCCTCGCCCCGGCAGGCATATCGGCTCTCTTCGCCCTGACCGACCGCGTTCCGCGGCACGAAGCCTTCACCCGCCCCGCCGAAAGCCTCGCACACCTCAGCGCGGAAGTATTCGGTTATCTGCTGACCAAATAA
- a CDS encoding OPT family oligopeptide transporter → MEENQQNYSLPDNAYTELKPGESYKPILPAGSKPKEVTPYSVTMGLIMAILFSAAAAYLGLKVGQVFEAAIPIAIIAVGVGNIFGKKNTLGQNTIIQSIGASSGVIVAGAIFTLPALYILGLEAQFYQIFLSSLFGGLLGILLIIPFRKYFVKDMHGKLPFPEATATTEVLVSGEKKGNQAKVLAVSGLVGGLYDFIASSVGLWTETISTRVLTWGEMIADKFKVVFKVNTGAAVLGLGYIVGLKYAAFICAGSFTVWFVLIPLISYFAPGMTLPVGEGILQTVGNMTPEELFFNYGRPLGIGGIAMAGIIGIIKSSKIIRQALGLAVKELKGKKNVETRERTERDLPMKTILSVLIAVLVAVLFFFQFGVLHNWLFTVISLLLVFIISFLFTTVAANAIAIVGSNPVSGMTLMTLILTSLVLVSAGLSGTSGMTAAMIIGGVVCTALSMAGGFITDLKIGYWIGVTPARQEKWKFLGAAVSAATVAGVMMLLNKTYGFGPDSQLVAPQANAMAAVIKPLMEGGATPWMLYFAGAVFALILTMIGVPALAFALGMFIPLDLNTPLLIGGLISWFVSTRSKDAALNKARKDRGTLIASGLIAGGALMGVVSAILKYLNVDLMLTSWYGTTGSEVVAILVYVALIAYVVWDSKRAKPEVSE, encoded by the coding sequence ATGGAGGAAAATCAACAGAACTACTCTTTGCCCGACAATGCCTACACCGAGCTGAAGCCGGGCGAATCGTACAAACCCATCCTGCCCGCCGGCTCGAAGCCGAAGGAGGTTACCCCCTATTCGGTTACGATGGGGCTCATCATGGCCATCCTCTTCTCGGCGGCTGCGGCTTATCTTGGTCTGAAAGTGGGGCAGGTGTTCGAGGCGGCCATACCGATAGCGATTATCGCCGTCGGCGTGGGCAACATCTTCGGAAAGAAGAACACGCTCGGACAGAACACCATTATCCAGTCCATCGGCGCAAGCTCCGGGGTTATCGTCGCCGGAGCTATTTTTACGCTTCCGGCACTCTATATTCTGGGGCTGGAGGCGCAGTTCTATCAGATTTTCCTTTCGTCGCTTTTCGGCGGCCTGCTCGGTATCCTGCTCATTATACCGTTCAGGAAATATTTCGTCAAGGACATGCACGGAAAGTTGCCTTTCCCGGAAGCCACCGCGACTACCGAGGTGCTTGTGTCGGGCGAGAAGAAGGGCAATCAGGCCAAGGTGTTGGCTGTCAGCGGGCTCGTGGGCGGTCTGTATGACTTCATCGCGAGCAGCGTAGGGCTCTGGACGGAGACCATCTCGACGCGGGTACTCACCTGGGGCGAAATGATAGCCGATAAGTTCAAGGTGGTGTTCAAGGTGAATACGGGCGCGGCGGTGCTCGGCCTCGGTTATATCGTGGGGCTGAAATATGCCGCGTTCATCTGCGCCGGTTCGTTCACCGTCTGGTTCGTGCTCATCCCGCTCATCAGCTACTTCGCACCCGGCATGACGTTGCCCGTAGGCGAGGGTATTCTGCAGACGGTGGGGAACATGACGCCCGAGGAGCTCTTCTTCAACTACGGCCGTCCGCTCGGTATCGGCGGTATCGCCATGGCCGGTATCATCGGCATCATCAAATCCTCGAAAATCATCCGTCAGGCGCTGGGGCTTGCCGTTAAAGAGCTCAAAGGTAAAAAGAATGTGGAAACGCGCGAGCGGACCGAACGCGACCTGCCCATGAAGACCATCCTGTCGGTGCTGATTGCCGTACTTGTGGCGGTGCTCTTCTTCTTCCAGTTCGGTGTATTGCACAACTGGCTCTTCACGGTCATTTCGCTGCTGCTGGTCTTTATCATCTCGTTCCTCTTTACGACGGTGGCGGCCAATGCCATCGCCATCGTGGGGTCCAACCCGGTGTCGGGCATGACGCTGATGACGCTCATCCTCACCTCGCTCGTGCTCGTGAGCGCGGGGTTGAGCGGAACGAGCGGCATGACGGCGGCCATGATAATCGGCGGCGTGGTGTGCACGGCGCTCTCCATGGCCGGCGGCTTCATTACCGACCTCAAGATAGGCTATTGGATAGGGGTGACGCCCGCCCGGCAGGAGAAGTGGAAATTCCTCGGTGCGGCCGTATCGGCGGCTACGGTGGCCGGTGTCATGATGCTGCTTAACAAGACTTATGGTTTCGGCCCAGACAGCCAGCTCGTCGCACCGCAGGCGAATGCCATGGCGGCGGTCATCAAACCGCTGATGGAAGGCGGTGCCACGCCGTGGATGCTCTATTTCGCAGGTGCGGTATTCGCGCTGATACTTACTATGATAGGCGTTCCGGCACTGGCGTTTGCGCTCGGCATGTTCATCCCGCTCGACCTCAATACGCCGCTCCTGATAGGCGGGCTTATCAGTTGGTTCGTTTCGACACGCAGCAAGGATGCTGCGCTCAACAAAGCCCGCAAGGACCGTGGAACGCTTATCGCATCGGGTCTGATTGCCGGCGGAGCGCTCATGGGTGTCGTCAGCGCCATTCTCAAATACCTGAACGTAGACTTGATGCTTACCTCGTGGTACGGTACGACCGGTTCCGAAGTGGTAGCCATCCTCGTCTATGTCGCGCTGATTGCCTATGTCGTATGGGATTCCAAGCGGGCCAAGCCGGAAGTTTCGGAATAA
- the hutH gene encoding histidine ammonia-lyase, whose translation MKTHKISSAHITPQQAYEIARGGYRLELSDDARTRIQRCRDYLDSKTEEKDAAPIYGVTTGFGSLCNISVDKKRLGELQKNLVMSHACGTGERVPSEIVRLILLLKIQSLSYGHSGVQVATVERLIDFFNNGVLPVIYQQGSLGASGDLAPLAHMSLPLLGLGEVEFEGKDVPASEVLKKFGWEPIELQSKEGLALLNGTQFMSAFGVWCVVNARRLSECADKIGAMSLDAFDGRIEPFYEPVHKVRAHRGQLETARNFRELLKGSELIARHKEHVQDPYSFRCIPQVHGASKDTIDYVESVITTEINSVTDNPTVFPDEDIVISAGNFHGQPIAVAMDFLAIAVSELGNISERRTYKLISGSRGLPSFLVANPGLNSGFMIPQYTAASIVSQSKGLCMPASADSIPSSQGQEDHVSMGSNAATKLYRVVNNTERVLAIELFNAAQALEFRRPLKSSPAIEAIFTEYRKRVPFISNDEIMYPHIESSVQFVRGM comes from the coding sequence ATGAAAACGCATAAGATTTCATCCGCACACATCACTCCGCAGCAGGCCTACGAAATTGCCCGCGGAGGATACAGGCTCGAACTGTCGGACGATGCGCGCACGCGCATCCAGCGCTGCCGCGACTATCTCGACAGCAAGACCGAAGAGAAGGACGCAGCACCGATTTACGGTGTAACGACCGGCTTCGGTTCGCTCTGCAACATATCGGTAGACAAGAAGCGTCTGGGCGAACTCCAGAAAAACCTCGTCATGTCGCACGCCTGCGGAACGGGCGAACGGGTTCCGTCGGAAATCGTCCGCCTGATTCTGCTGCTGAAAATCCAGTCGCTCTCCTACGGTCATTCGGGCGTACAGGTAGCGACCGTGGAACGGCTCATCGACTTCTTCAACAACGGCGTCCTGCCCGTCATCTACCAGCAGGGGTCGCTGGGTGCATCGGGCGACCTCGCTCCGCTCGCCCACATGTCGCTCCCGCTGCTCGGCCTGGGCGAAGTGGAATTCGAAGGGAAAGATGTACCGGCATCCGAAGTGCTGAAAAAGTTCGGTTGGGAGCCCATCGAACTCCAGTCCAAAGAGGGGCTGGCACTGCTGAACGGCACGCAGTTCATGAGCGCGTTCGGCGTATGGTGCGTGGTGAACGCACGCCGCCTGTCCGAGTGCGCCGACAAAATCGGCGCCATGTCGCTCGACGCCTTCGACGGCCGCATCGAACCCTTCTACGAACCGGTTCACAAGGTGCGCGCCCACCGCGGCCAGCTCGAAACGGCACGCAACTTCCGCGAGCTGCTCAAGGGCAGCGAGCTGATAGCACGCCACAAGGAGCACGTACAGGACCCCTACTCCTTCCGCTGCATCCCGCAGGTACACGGCGCATCGAAAGATACCATCGACTACGTGGAGAGCGTCATCACCACGGAAATCAACAGCGTGACGGACAACCCCACGGTATTCCCCGACGAGGACATCGTCATCTCGGCCGGCAACTTCCACGGCCAGCCGATAGCCGTGGCGATGGATTTCCTCGCCATCGCGGTATCCGAGCTGGGCAACATCTCCGAACGCCGCACCTACAAGCTCATCTCCGGTTCGCGCGGGCTGCCCTCGTTCCTCGTGGCCAATCCGGGCCTCAACAGCGGTTTCATGATTCCACAGTATACGGCCGCCTCGATTGTCAGCCAGAGCAAGGGACTGTGCATGCCGGCGTCGGCCGACTCGATTCCCTCCTCGCAGGGGCAGGAAGACCATGTGAGCATGGGCTCCAATGCGGCAACCAAGCTCTACCGTGTGGTGAACAACACCGAACGGGTACTCGCCATCGAACTTTTCAACGCTGCACAGGCGCTGGAGTTCCGCCGTCCCCTCAAGTCGTCACCCGCAATCGAAGCGATATTCACCGAATACCGCAAACGTGTTCCGTTCATTTCCAACGACGAAATCATGTACCCGCACATCGAAAGTTCGGTACAGTTCGTCAGGGGCATGTAA